A window of the Hordeum vulgare subsp. vulgare chromosome 5H, MorexV3_pseudomolecules_assembly, whole genome shotgun sequence genome harbors these coding sequences:
- the LOC123452710 gene encoding uncharacterized protein LOC123452710, producing the protein MPFQLKAGAGHHHHGAMDGKPPPPPPLAPAPTPRVSRLRRLLVRVSASERIAVAGDGKEERPAAGGVEAEVGSVGLDRMVLSFMEDSAAVERPPRGRCNCFNGSNYEESDDEEGFFLPSGQASAPAPAAAGDTLEALKGLVQGASVAERNLLADASRIAERCGRTCKGKAECRRAVADGLRALGYDAAVCKSRWEKTSSYPAGEHEYIDAVVGDGARLIVEVHFRSEFEVARSTKAYRAALQALPPLFVGTSDRLGKIVSVVAEAARQSMKKKGLHFPPWRKPEYMRAKWLSPHVRAGDKAAAPSPTAQATATAVSAASFAGEFELLFGMDHSGVTSAPGEKITVVVSPWPPTEDAASKQKPRAKVVTGLAAVL; encoded by the exons ATGCCGTTCCAGCTCAAGGCCGGGGCCGGACACCACCACCACGGCGCCATGGAcgggaagccgccgccgccgccgccgctcgcgcccGCCCCGACCCCCAGGGTCTCCCGGCTCCGCAGGCTGCTCGTGAGGGTCTCCGCCTCGGAGCGCATCGCCGTCGCCGGGGACGGGAAGGAGGAGCGGCCCGCGGCGGGCGGGGTGGAGGCGGAGGTCGGGTCGGTGGGGCTCGACCGCATGGTGCTCAGCTTCATGGAGGACTCCGCGGCCGTCGAGCGCCCGCCGCGCGGCCGCTGCAACTGCTTCAACGGCAGCAACTACGAGGAGAGCGACGACGAGGAGGGCTTCTTCCTCCCCTCCGGCCAGGCCTCCGCGCCTGCCCCCGCCGCGGCCGGCGACACCCTGGAGGCGCTCAAG GGCTTGGTGCAGGGCGCCAGCGTCGCGGAGCGGAACCTTCTCGCCGACGCTTCCAGGATCGCCGAGCGGTGCGGCAGGACCTGCAAGGGCAAGGCCGAGTGCCGCCGCGCCGTCGCCGACGGCCTCAGGGCCCTCGGTTATGACGCCGCCGTCTGCAAGTCGCGCTGGGAGAAGACCTCGTCCTACCCTGCAG GGGAGCACGAGTACATCGACGCCGTGGTTGGGGACGGAGCGAGGCTGATCGTGGAGGTGCACTTCAGGTCGGAGTTCGAGGTGGCCCGGTCGACCAAGGCGTACCGCGCGGCGCTGCAGGCGCTGCCGCCGCTGTTCGTGGGCACGTCCGACCGGCTCGGGAAGATCGTGTCCGTGGTGGCGGAGGCGGCGCGGcagagcatgaagaagaaggGGCTGCACTTCCCACCATGGAGGAAGCCGGAGTACATGCGCGCCAAGTGGCTGTCCCCGCACGTCCGCGCCGGCGACAAGGCCGCGGCCCCGTCGCCCACCGCCCAAGCAACAGCAACGGCGGTGTCGGCAGCAAGCTTCGCCGGCGAGTTCGAGCTCCTGTTCGGCATGGACCATAGCGGGGTCACCTCGGCCCCCGGCGAGAAGATCACGGTGGTGGTGTCGCCGTGGCCCCCGACGGAGGACGCGGCGAGCAAGCAGAAGCCCAGGGCGAAGGTCGTCACGGGGCTCGCCGCCGTGCTCtga